One Cellulomonas sp. NS3 genomic region harbors:
- a CDS encoding ABC transporter ATP-binding protein: protein MATVTFDNATRVYPGTERPAVDALNLHVEDGEFLVLVGPSGCGKSTSLRMLAGLEDVNAGRILIGDRDVTDVQPKDRDIAMVFQNYALYPHMTVADNMGFALKIAGTQKSEIRSRVEEAAKILDLTEYLDRKPKALSGGQRQRVAMGRAIVRQPQVFLMDEPLSNLDAKLRVQTRTQIASLQRRLGVTTVYVTHDQTEALTMGDRIAVLKDGLLQQVGTPRDMYDTPKNVFVAGFIGSPAMNIGTFPVLEGYAQVGKARIAVPRDVVTGLTAEDKGHVTIGFRPESLDVVPQGTPDAIPVEVNLVEELGSDAFVYGSLTNEFGAAATVHSGAGDAQVVVRVDPRQVPAKGETIWVRIRTGEQHLFHAGSGERISHV from the coding sequence ATGGCTACGGTCACGTTCGACAACGCCACCCGGGTCTACCCCGGCACGGAGCGCCCCGCGGTGGACGCGCTCAACCTGCACGTCGAGGACGGCGAGTTCCTCGTCCTCGTCGGCCCCTCCGGCTGCGGCAAGTCGACCTCGCTCCGCATGCTCGCGGGCCTCGAGGACGTCAACGCCGGTCGCATCCTCATCGGCGACCGCGACGTCACGGACGTCCAGCCCAAGGACCGCGACATCGCGATGGTCTTCCAGAACTACGCGCTGTACCCGCACATGACGGTCGCCGACAACATGGGCTTCGCGCTCAAGATCGCCGGCACCCAGAAGTCGGAGATCCGCAGCCGTGTCGAGGAGGCCGCCAAGATCCTCGACCTCACCGAGTACCTCGACCGCAAGCCGAAGGCCCTCTCGGGTGGCCAGCGTCAGCGCGTCGCGATGGGCCGTGCGATCGTGCGCCAGCCCCAGGTGTTCCTCATGGACGAGCCGCTGTCGAACCTCGACGCCAAGCTCCGGGTCCAGACGCGCACGCAGATCGCGTCGCTCCAGCGCCGCCTGGGCGTCACGACGGTCTACGTCACGCACGACCAGACCGAGGCCCTGACGATGGGTGACCGCATCGCGGTCCTCAAGGACGGCCTCCTGCAGCAGGTCGGCACGCCGCGCGACATGTACGACACCCCGAAGAACGTCTTCGTCGCCGGCTTCATCGGCTCGCCGGCCATGAACATCGGCACGTTCCCGGTGCTCGAGGGCTACGCGCAGGTCGGCAAGGCCCGCATCGCGGTCCCGCGCGACGTCGTCACGGGTCTCACGGCCGAGGACAAGGGCCACGTCACGATCGGCTTCCGTCCCGAGTCGCTCGACGTCGTCCCGCAGGGCACGCCGGACGCCATCCCGGTCGAGGTCAACCTCGTCGAGGAGCTGGGCTCGGACGCCTTCGTCTACGGCTCGCTGACCAACGAGTTCGGCGCCGCGGCCACCGTGCACTCCGGTGCCGGGGACGCGCAGGTCGTCGTCCGCGTCGACCCGCGCCAGGTCCCGGCCAAGGGCGAGACGATCTGGGTCCGCATCCGCACCGGCGAGCAGCACCTGTTCCATGCCGGCTCGGGCGAGCGCATCTCGCACGTCTGA
- a CDS encoding DUF4032 domain-containing protein has translation MSQRPPARLQITTAAPDPALLDLPWHIPLEEWPAETLAALPRGISRHIVRFARLSGRVIAVKEIGETVAYREYELLRQLSRIDVPSVDPIGVITGRTAPDGEPLEAVLITEHLSFSLPYRALFSQSLRPDTATRLIDALAVLMVRLHLIGFYWGDVSLSNTLFRRDAETFAAYLVDAETGDLHDRLTDGQRAYDLEVARVNIIGELMDLQAGDFLEEEVDAVAIGAMLVERYSELWTALTDAESFTLGERWRVQARIERLNDLGFDVGELDITTDVDGTTVSIQPKVVDAGHHSRRLMRLTGLDVQENQARRLLNDLDAFRAATDRQSEDESFVAHDWLTGVFEPAVRAVPRELRLKLEPAQVFHELLDHRWYLSQQQGRDVPMPEAAQSYVRDILPYRPDEQAILGVSAADLHEDADVVPAPRRD, from the coding sequence ATGAGCCAACGCCCGCCTGCGCGCCTGCAGATCACGACCGCGGCGCCCGACCCGGCGCTCCTCGACCTGCCCTGGCACATCCCGCTCGAGGAGTGGCCGGCCGAGACGCTCGCCGCGCTCCCCCGCGGGATCTCGCGGCACATCGTGCGGTTCGCGCGCCTGTCCGGGCGCGTCATCGCGGTCAAGGAGATCGGCGAGACGGTCGCGTACCGGGAGTACGAGCTCCTGCGCCAGCTCAGCCGCATCGACGTGCCGAGCGTCGACCCCATCGGTGTCATCACGGGCCGCACCGCGCCCGACGGCGAGCCGCTCGAGGCCGTGCTCATCACTGAGCACCTGTCGTTCTCGCTGCCGTACCGCGCACTGTTCAGCCAGTCGCTGCGCCCCGACACCGCGACCCGGCTCATCGACGCGCTCGCGGTGCTCATGGTCCGCCTGCACCTCATCGGGTTCTACTGGGGCGACGTGTCGCTCTCGAACACGCTGTTCCGGCGCGACGCCGAGACGTTCGCGGCGTACCTCGTCGATGCCGAGACCGGTGACCTGCACGACCGGCTCACCGACGGCCAGCGCGCGTACGACCTCGAGGTCGCCCGGGTCAACATCATCGGCGAGCTCATGGACCTGCAGGCCGGCGACTTCCTCGAGGAGGAGGTCGACGCCGTGGCGATCGGCGCGATGCTCGTCGAGCGCTACTCGGAGCTGTGGACCGCGCTGACGGACGCCGAGTCGTTCACCCTCGGCGAGCGCTGGCGCGTCCAGGCGCGCATCGAGCGGCTCAACGACCTCGGGTTCGACGTGGGCGAGCTCGACATCACGACGGACGTCGACGGCACGACCGTGAGCATCCAGCCCAAGGTCGTCGACGCCGGCCACCACTCGCGCCGGCTCATGCGGCTGACGGGGCTCGACGTCCAGGAGAACCAGGCCCGGCGCCTGCTCAACGACCTCGACGCGTTCCGGGCGGCGACGGACCGGCAGAGCGAGGACGAGTCGTTCGTCGCGCACGACTGGCTCACCGGGGTCTTCGAGCCCGCCGTCCGGGCCGTCCCGCGCGAGCTGCGCCTGAAGCTCGAGCCCGCGCAGGTGTTCCACGAGCTGCTCGACCACCGCTGGTACCTCTCGCAGCAGCAGGGACGCGACGTCCCGATGCCCGAGGCGGCGCAGAGCTACGTGCGCGACATCCTCCCGTACCGGCCCGACGAGCAGGCGATCCTCGGGGTCAGCGCCGCCGACCTGCACGAGGACGCCGACGTGGTGCCCGCCCCGCGGCGCGACTGA
- a CDS encoding GNAT family N-acetyltransferase codes for MTTELRRWDLRDAPALQAALAASPDLAVQLGGGTDPRDLEACERLIAAQLDSWGPAHFAFAISVDRGAVGAVSLSHVEHVHDTAWVSYWLAASHRGRGLATQAVTTVAAWAFDTLGLFRLELGHRVNNPASCHVAARAGFVVEGTERRKLRYGTERFDVETHARLRSDPAPPAPVWPIVGLDRVVALGAR; via the coding sequence ATGACGACCGAGCTGCGACGCTGGGACCTCCGCGACGCCCCCGCGCTCCAGGCGGCGCTCGCGGCGTCCCCCGACCTCGCCGTCCAGCTCGGGGGCGGCACCGACCCCCGCGACCTCGAGGCGTGCGAGCGGCTCATCGCCGCTCAGCTCGACTCGTGGGGACCCGCGCACTTCGCGTTCGCGATCAGCGTCGACCGGGGTGCCGTCGGCGCGGTGAGCCTGAGCCACGTCGAGCACGTGCACGACACCGCCTGGGTGTCGTACTGGCTCGCCGCCAGCCACCGGGGGCGCGGGCTCGCGACGCAGGCCGTCACGACCGTCGCCGCCTGGGCGTTCGACACCCTCGGGCTCTTCCGGCTCGAGCTCGGTCACCGCGTGAACAACCCCGCGTCCTGCCACGTCGCCGCGCGCGCCGGGTTCGTCGTCGAGGGCACCGAGCGCCGCAAGCTCCGGTACGGGACCGAGCGCTTCGACGTCGAGACCCACGCGCGCCTGCGGAGCGACCCGGCGCCGCCGGCGCCCGTCTGGCCGATCGTGGGCCTCGACCGCGTCGTCGCCCTCGGCGCGCGCTGA
- the rlmB gene encoding 23S rRNA (guanosine(2251)-2'-O)-methyltransferase RlmB gives MPGNSQRRGATRKPGSKKGASIGSGGKGRQSLEGRGPTPKAEDRPYHPAGKKKIAAERRAATGTDRGPSSGARVAGGGARASRSAGGTKGGRGVSATHEIVNGRNSVVEALRAGIPVSTVYIAARLEADDRTREILRAVTERGYPLLEVTKPELDRLTDNSVHQGVAIQVPPYAYGEPDDLLDVAEASGRPPLIVALDGITDPRNLGAVLRSAGAFGVHGVLVPERRAAGVTASAWKVSAGAAARVPVARATNLVRTLEQYRSAGCFVVGLDGGGDTPIGDLPYANDPLVIVVGSEGKGLSRLVREHCDAIASIPIGSAVESLNAGVAAGIALYEVARQRGA, from the coding sequence ATGCCAGGGAACTCGCAGCGCCGGGGCGCCACACGCAAGCCGGGATCGAAGAAGGGCGCGAGCATCGGCTCGGGGGGCAAGGGACGCCAGTCGCTCGAGGGCCGCGGCCCGACGCCCAAGGCCGAGGACCGCCCGTACCACCCCGCGGGCAAGAAGAAGATCGCCGCCGAGCGGCGTGCGGCCACGGGGACCGACCGGGGGCCGTCCTCGGGCGCGCGCGTGGCCGGTGGCGGGGCGCGGGCGTCGCGCAGCGCGGGCGGCACGAAGGGCGGGCGTGGGGTCTCCGCGACCCACGAGATCGTCAACGGCCGCAACTCGGTCGTCGAGGCCCTGCGCGCCGGCATCCCCGTCTCGACGGTGTACATCGCCGCGCGGCTCGAGGCCGACGACCGCACGCGCGAGATCCTGCGCGCGGTCACCGAGCGCGGCTACCCGCTCCTCGAGGTCACCAAGCCGGAGCTCGACCGCCTGACCGACAACTCGGTGCACCAGGGCGTCGCGATCCAGGTCCCGCCGTACGCGTACGGCGAGCCCGACGACCTGCTCGACGTCGCCGAGGCGTCCGGCCGGCCGCCGCTCATCGTCGCGCTCGACGGCATCACCGACCCGCGCAACCTCGGCGCCGTGCTCCGCTCGGCCGGGGCGTTCGGCGTGCACGGCGTGCTCGTGCCTGAGCGGCGTGCGGCCGGGGTCACGGCCTCCGCGTGGAAGGTCTCGGCCGGCGCCGCCGCGCGCGTCCCGGTCGCCCGCGCGACGAACCTCGTGCGCACGCTCGAGCAGTACCGCAGCGCCGGGTGCTTCGTCGTGGGGCTCGACGGCGGCGGGGACACCCCCATCGGCGACCTGCCCTACGCGAACGACCCGCTCGTCATCGTCGTCGGCTCCGAGGGCAAGGGCCTCTCGCGGCTCGTGCGCGAGCACTGCGACGCGATCGCGTCCATCCCGATCGGCTCGGCGGTCGAGTCGCTCAACGCCGGCGTCGCCGCGGGGATCGCGCTGTACGAGGTGGCGCGCCAGCGCGGAGCCTGA
- the cysS gene encoding cysteine--tRNA ligase — MSLRLYDTATRRVRDFVPVRPGSVGIYLCGATVQSPPHIGHVRSSIAFDVLVRWLRRAGNDVTYVRNVTDIDDKILAKAEQAGRPWWAWALENERAFTWAYDVLGVLRPTYEPRATGHVPAMVELMQTLVERGHAYVAADGDVFFDVRSYPEYGALTNQRLEDMVPAPDGGPADGDVPTVVKKDPRDFALWKAPKPGEPATASWPTPFGRGRPGWHLECSAMAQRYLGDTFDIHGGGLDLRFPHHENEQAQSHAAGLGFARYWLHNGWVTLGGAKMSKSLGNGLLVSVLLESVRPAVLRYALTSVQYRSMLEWTPDTLGEAESTWDRLAGFVERATEQLGPDAAVTPDEVATGPLPGDFATAMDDDLNVPAALAVVHEHLRAGNSALAARDAAAVRAELVAVRGMLDVLGLDPAGAQWGGHGTDSRYAEALDALVTAELAARAEARAARDFATSDAIRDRLAAAGVVVEDSATGVRWSLAAPRTEDDD; from the coding sequence GTGAGCCTGCGCCTGTACGACACCGCGACCCGCCGGGTGCGCGACTTCGTGCCCGTCCGTCCGGGCTCCGTCGGCATCTACCTGTGCGGCGCGACCGTGCAGTCGCCCCCGCACATCGGGCACGTGCGCTCGAGCATCGCGTTCGACGTGCTCGTGCGCTGGCTCCGGCGGGCCGGCAACGACGTCACGTACGTCCGCAACGTCACCGACATCGACGACAAGATCCTCGCGAAGGCCGAGCAGGCCGGTCGCCCGTGGTGGGCGTGGGCGCTCGAGAACGAGCGGGCGTTCACCTGGGCGTACGACGTGCTCGGCGTGCTGCGCCCGACCTACGAGCCGCGCGCCACGGGTCACGTCCCCGCGATGGTCGAGCTCATGCAGACGCTCGTCGAGCGCGGCCACGCGTACGTCGCGGCCGACGGCGACGTGTTCTTCGACGTGCGCTCGTACCCGGAGTACGGCGCGCTGACGAACCAGCGGCTCGAGGACATGGTTCCCGCGCCCGACGGCGGTCCCGCCGACGGCGACGTGCCGACGGTCGTCAAGAAGGACCCGCGCGACTTCGCGCTCTGGAAGGCGCCGAAGCCGGGAGAGCCCGCGACCGCGTCGTGGCCCACGCCGTTCGGGCGGGGGCGCCCCGGCTGGCACCTCGAGTGCTCCGCGATGGCGCAGCGCTACCTCGGCGACACGTTCGACATCCACGGCGGCGGGCTCGACCTGCGCTTCCCGCACCACGAGAACGAGCAGGCGCAGTCGCACGCGGCCGGGCTCGGCTTCGCGCGGTACTGGCTGCACAACGGCTGGGTCACGCTCGGCGGCGCGAAGATGAGCAAGTCGCTCGGCAACGGGCTGCTCGTGAGCGTCCTGCTCGAGAGCGTCCGCCCGGCGGTGCTGCGGTACGCGCTCACGTCCGTGCAGTACCGCTCGATGCTCGAGTGGACGCCCGACACGCTCGGCGAGGCCGAGAGCACGTGGGACCGGCTCGCGGGGTTCGTCGAGCGCGCGACCGAGCAGCTCGGGCCGGACGCCGCGGTGACGCCCGACGAGGTCGCCACCGGTCCGCTCCCCGGCGACTTCGCGACCGCGATGGACGACGACCTCAACGTGCCGGCCGCGCTCGCCGTCGTGCACGAGCACCTGCGCGCCGGCAACAGCGCGCTCGCCGCCCGTGACGCCGCGGCCGTGCGCGCCGAGCTGGTGGCCGTGCGCGGCATGCTCGACGTGCTCGGGCTCGACCCCGCCGGCGCGCAGTGGGGCGGCCACGGGACCGACAGCCGTTACGCCGAGGCGCTCGACGCGCTCGTCACCGCGGAGCTCGCCGCACGCGCCGAGGCGCGCGCCGCACGCGACTTCGCCACCTCCGACGCGATCCGGGACCGGCTCGCCGCAGCCGGGGTCGTCGTCGAGGACTCCGCGACCGGCGTCCGCTGGTCGCTCGCAGCACCACGTACCGAGGACGACGACTGA